In Enoplosus armatus isolate fEnoArm2 chromosome 2, fEnoArm2.hap1, whole genome shotgun sequence, one DNA window encodes the following:
- the LOC139290056 gene encoding CD209 antigen-like protein C, with product MAAFPPSDKPDVNFEVGEYQQFSKPEPEDAVAERTPKPKLRHLSVVLLSVGLLCVLQGILNISLRLALREPADRGDTEEESCPRGWLVFGSSCYYVSSQRGSWDGSRQDCARRDADLVVIGSRQEQAFLTGLTMAAWVGMTDREEEGTWIWVDGTLVNKSRLQWALGQPDGAFGGEDCGDLRTMIGFIGLNDFNCSARNQWICEKTLFVV from the exons aTGGCTGCGTTCCCTCCTTCTGACAAGCCTGATGTCAACTTTGAAGTCGGTGAGTACCAGCAGTTCTCCAAGCCTGAACCTGAGGATGCTGTCGCAGAGAGGACTCCGAAACCAA AGTTAAGACACCTCAGTGTGGTCCTGCTGAGCGTTGGCCTGCTGTGTGTTCTTCAAGGGATTCTCAACATCTCTCTGAGACTTGCTCTGAGGGAGCCCGCCGACCGAG GCGACACGGAGGAAGAGAGCTGTCCGCGGGGCTGGCTGGTGTTCGGCTCCAGTTGCTACTACGTTTCCTCGCAGAGGGGGAGCTGGGACGGCAGCCGGCAGGACTGCGCACGGAGGGACGCCGACCTGGTCGTCATCGGCAGCAGACAGGAACag GCCTTCCTCACTGGATTGACCATGGCGGCGTGGGTCGGAATGACcgacagggaggaggaaggaactTGGATCTGGGTGGACGGAACACTGGTGAACAAAAGCAG gttgCAGTGGGCCCTTGGGCAGCCCGATGGAGCGTTTGGAGGAGAAGACTGTGGTGACCTTCGTACGATGATTGGCTTCATTGGCTTGAACGACTTCAACTGTAGTGCCAGAAACCAGTGGATCTGTGAGAAAACGCTATTTGTAGTTTGA
- the LOC139302367 gene encoding H/ACA ribonucleoprotein complex non-core subunit NAF1-like encodes MDEKLSEENGQTLPGHKEEEEEMEVTMTTQLENLSVTPERADASSNTQAHPEETGDAHTDSAATAASLSLDSVCKTEDCDDDDSEDSDSDSSSSSSSSSSSSSSSSSPSAPVLGDDDDEGFSQPVPIKTRDEVLLEELPAVEEVCVSLPEDAVLQPVGTVSSIIQQLVIVQSLKDTPPLTDDSIIFRSDRLAVGRVFEVFGPVSSPLYILRFNSVEEISSKGLTEGLTVYYTPAIKEYTGYILTQQLKLLKGSDASWKNDQEPPAEALDYSDDEREQEAKRKVKNSKKKRDNNNTDNPAHITQNTSLQQRDARGFPPRHAGPPFRHQNPRNKQPPFRHTPPRHTQPPPRHTNVPPMYLPPPCPYPPPPFHSFPPPNFPLYPPPPPSFLNPSFSSPLWPPNSVPFSDLPPPPPPPPPPPPQ; translated from the exons ATGGACGAGAAACTCTCAGAGGAGAATGGACAGACGTTACCAGGAcacaaggaggaggaagaggagatggaggttaccatgacaacacagTTAGAAAATCTCAGCGTGACCCCGGAGAGAGCAGATGCGTCATCGAATACGCAAGCGCACCCGGAGGAAACGGGAGACGCACATACAGACTCAGCAGCGACAGCAGCTTCGCTTTCGTTAGACAGTGTGTGTAAGACGGAGGACTGTGATGACGACGATTCAGAGGATTCAGACAG TGacagctcttcctcttcctcctcttcctcctcttcttcctcgtcctcctcttctccctctgcccccGTGCTCGGGGATGACGATGACGAGGGTTTCAGCCAACCAGTCCCCATCAAAACCAGAGATGAAGTCCTGCTGGAG GAGCTGCcagcagtggaggaggtgtgtgtgtcgTTACCAGAAGATGCAGTACTGCAGCCTGTAGGAACAGTCTCCAGTATTATACAGCAGCTtg ttaTCGTCCAGTCTCTGAAAGACACGCCCCCTCTGACTGATGACAGCATCATCTTTCGATCTGATAGGCTGGCTGTGGGCAGG GTGTTCGAGGTGTTTGGGCCAGTGTCCAGTCCGCTGTATATTTTGCGCTTTAACTCTGTGGAGGAGATAAGCAGCAAGGGGCTGACAGAGGGACTGACTGTTTATTACACACCAGCCATCAAGGAGTACACAGGATACATTCTCACACAACAACTCAAact TTTAAAGGGATCTGATGCATCCTGGAAGAACGACCAAGAACCACCAGCGGAG GCTTTAGATTATAGTGATGACgagagagagcaggaagctAAGAGGAAAGTGAAAAACTCCAAAAAGAAGAGGGACAATAACAATACAG ATAATCCTGCCCACATTACCCAGAACACCTCGCTGCAGCAGCGTGACGCCAGGGGCTTCCCACCGAGACACGCAGGGCCTCCATTCAGGCACCAGAACCCGAGGAATAAACAGCCGCCATTCAGACACACtccacccagacacacacagccaccgCCTAGACACACAAACGTCCCTCCCATGtacctcccccctccctgcccTTACCCTCCTCCACCTTTTCACTCTTTTCCCCCGCCCAACTTCCCTCTCtaccctcctccccctccctctttcctcaaTCCGTCTTTCTCCTCGCCTCTCTGGCCACCAAACTCCGTCCCCTTCTCtgacctccctcctcctccaccacctccccctccccctccccctcagtGA